Proteins encoded together in one Branchiostoma floridae strain S238N-H82 chromosome 18, Bfl_VNyyK, whole genome shotgun sequence window:
- the LOC118406115 gene encoding uncharacterized protein LOC118406115 encodes MGVGSERSLRENLRSLSRGDVEGGPRKERQQARRQVDAWTLKVDNLGKVLCALGVVTFFPGTIMAVLGYYVEGVWNGNMFLMILGPALLLIGFFVFFLGLHMWCADCFEADDASLTTSARIDDEEDISEAQVKPGVLTNNNLRTGPPNTWFSRAGTKEDTEPIVINQYGYMSNNNELTSTPAQGV; translated from the exons ATGGGTGTGGGGTCGGAGAGATCGTTGCGGGAGAACCTACGGAGTCTCTCTCGGGGCGATGTGGAGGGAGGCCCGAGGAAGGAAAGACAGCAAGCCCGTCGGCAAGTCGACGCATGGACCCTGAAAGTTGACAACCTCGGGAAGGTCCTGTGCGCCCTAGGTGTTGTGACGTTTTTCCCCGGTACAATCATGGCTGTCTTGGGGTACTACGTAGAAGGAGTTTGGAACGGGAATatgtttttgatgattttgggGCCAGCTTTGCTTCTGATTGGGTTTTTCGTGTTCTTCCTTGGCCTCCATATGTGGTGTGCGGACTGTTTCGAGGCTGATGACGCGTCACTGACAACTTCGGCACGCATTGATGACGAAGAAGACATCTCCGAAGCGCAGGTGAAACCAGGTGTTCTGACCAACAACAATCTACGGACCGGACCCCCCAATACATG GTTCTCGCGAGCTGGCACCAAGGAGGACACAGAGCCGATCGTGATCAACCAGTACGGCTACATGTCCAACAACAACGAGCTGACGTCAACACCGGCGCAGGGGGTCTAA
- the LOC118406096 gene encoding uncharacterized protein LOC118406096 — MGGRGAVRGRPSAPDTQSCETMIQHLAGLVRSVPVRQSETSLLPTTQRLLDGDVSFISARDRKDVIAAVPICHAVGSIYHTVRHGKRVSKRTRKFVETVHAIEVVSSEGLLRTSRNDFFDQVEAKLQQSERHVRKVNKRGRIARLFKSKRDKEKFDTLEAELNQLFDGVSLRERRSDARKSVEDINENLKNVALDRDRHANEETRAEVHEPIIGIGEAAKSDGMDVISEDISESLVFTFEGEHLNEELSAILCPPSEDSILSLVGERIRMGRLRGIVERNLRNFHPETRQWLHDEVSHWCHVRTDSRSFVISGPSGMGKSCAAASVCNRFAKDGNLAACYFPENPSLQEPKTFVVNLASQLSHSVPGYCRVLEQDEELRAELRHLSAVEMYHRLIHRPLSCVRRPDATKRMLLVLDGFDELVDSTGGDEIKVMISQLRHLPRWLTLLITCGETSSHVKRYFKQVEHEESRLNHEDSRNSSDMLRLSNEDARNQEDVRLFLTDVLSQTMSAPNVHQVIEILLEKSEGRLGYFQLVNFLVEHDLTNKTLNKLPTGLMKVKMAIVDSVYTFLGQKLFSALLGCLSAAKEPVHKDILGYILTEEKVNPAFQKQAFAQLGKLARSKCESLSLAPGMKSWLATTESKHRVDIEQGHAVLARVSKEAVQNIMAEMRGDDVRPTSGATARYAIRHGMYHCVRAQQFGSDVTSLFCNVHHIRVRLETDPLSVYDMVDEYTIASGCKSLSTEGRATVDRFRNLLLRNADTIIDNPDNFVSIAANDSKLGSDRHIANTYLDRERRPWLQKVTEQPQCLGAVTSFATRAAAILDCDVSSDGKFFACGDSQGKVRVFRPFTGKVMGLFETDFPEVRQCTFLPGGRHIFFGSSTHALNTEGELVAFEPPAFPDSMATPTIYAFPESGNKFAMFLNVDYSLSGVSLSDLPEDIFKVKLFDLERETSPSCGDQLLLKNCMSLGDHQAPIQCCCFVQNGENVVVGCRDKSLNVWDVQTGHKLRKINFDGGLKQIFTRDSLLCVVGDKSDTSVRVLDLESFEELGSVENHHGGVSSCHVTDDYVISACRGKNNETDQNGRLYATSTRTLRVNKVFVPDSSYISCCATKGDYVWVCGEDGRVSLLNLAEEDGTANVNQDARTHGIMTCAFSSNSKELVTCEHGENGTLTVWDSQKGDLKRGLCYNKGRYISKIEMKKVESKCPPRCVFSLDGARLVALAGTNSLQVWDMRRERHRLLKGHAYFRITCMALSPDNAIVAAGSTDTTLCVWDVGGNLEGKKRIESAIFEGHSDGVSCCAFSPDSQTLASGDRAGKLILWSPDNAEPKVVCRGHGDVITCLSFSADSCQLASGGKDGVVGLWDVESGARLFSLKAQNASCVTSCEFSPSGLILSSAADGTIHAWDSNNGGQVCAFGLSESSVLSSRFLCEEKYIVCVTQAGTLAVLETTTGRTVSQCRLQSIPACMDVSRDQRFVTCGFQHGGFVLYKFMNFM; from the exons ATGGGAGGACGCGGTGCGGTCCGCGGACGACCCTCTGCCCCGGACACACAGAGCTGCGAGACCAtg ATCCAACATCTTGCTGGTCTCGTCCGGAGCGTTCCCGTCAGGCAAAGCGAGACATCCCTCCTGCCGACGACGCAAAGGCTTCTGGACGGTGACGTCAGCTTCATTTCCGCCCGGGACCGGAAAGACGTCATCGCTGCAGTACCCATCTGCCACGCGGTGGGGAGCATCTACCACACCGTACGGCACGGGAAGCGAGTGTCCAAACGGACGAGAAAGTTTGTCGAGACAGTCCATGCAATCGAAGTCGTCTCCTCCGAAGGCCTCCTTCGTACATCGAGGAACGACTTCTTCGACCAAGTAGAGGCGAAGTTGCAACAGTCAGAAAGACACGTACGAAAGGTGAACAAGAGAGGAAGGATAGCGAGGCTGTTCAAATCGAAGAGGGACAAGGAAAAGTTTGACACGCTAGAGGCAGAGCTGAATCAGCTCTTCGATGGAGTGAGTTTGAGAGAGAGAAGGAGTGATGCGAGGAAATCTGTAGAGGACATAAACGAGAATCTGAAGAATGTCGCGTTGGATAGAGACAggcatgcaaatgaggaaacaAGGGCCGAGGTCCACGAACCAATCATTGGGATTGGTGAAGCCGCAAAGAGCGACGGGATGGATGTCATCTCAGAAGACATCTCTGAGTCGTTGGTGTTCACCTTCGAAGGAGAACACCTCAATGAAGAGTTGTCTGCCATTTTGTGCCCCCCGAGTGAGGATTCGATTCTCAGTCTTGTTGGTGAGAGGATTAGAATGGGAAGATTGAGAGGAATCGTGGAGAGAAATTTGAGAAACTTTCACCCAGAGACAAGACAATGGTTACACGACGAAGTCAGCCACTGGTGCCATGTTAGGACCGACTCCAGGTCCTTTGTGATCTCTGGTCCATCTGGGATGGGGAAGTCGTGTGCAGCTGCCTCAGTTTGCAACAGATTCGCCAAAGATGGAAATCTCGCAGCCTGCTATTTTCCGGAGAACCCTTCCCTTCAAGAACCAAAGACCTTTGTTGTGAACTTGGCGAGCCAGCTGTCGCATAGTGTCCCCGGGTATTGTCGTGTACTGGAACAAGACGAGGAACTACGTGCCGAGTTACGCCATCTGTCCGCGGTCGAGATGTACCACCGCCTAATCCACAGGCCGCTTAGCTGTGTACGTAGGCCGGACGCCACCAAGCGGATGCTGTTGGTACTGGATGGCTTTGACGAGTTAGTAGACTCAACAGGAGGGGATGAGATCAAGGTTATGATCAGCCAGCTACGACACTTGCCAAGATGGTTGACACTCCTCATAACGTGTGGGGAAACGTCCTCACACGTAAAGAGGTACTTCAAGCAAGTCGAACACGAAGAGTCCCGACTGAATCACGAAGACTCACGAAACAGCTCCGACATGCTACGACTCAGCAACGAAGATGCCCGAAACCAAGAAGACGTTCGTCTCTTCCTAACAGACGTCCTTAGTCAAACGATGTCTGCGCCCAACGTCCACCAAGTGATAGAAATTCTACTAGAGAAGTCAGAGGGTAGGTTGGGGTATTTCCAGCTGGTAAACTTCTTGGTAGAACATGATCTTACCAACAAGACCCTCAACAAACTACCAACGGGACTGATGAAGGTGAAGATGGCAATCGTTGACAGTGTATACACCTTCCTGGGCCAGAAGCTGTTCTCTGCTTTGTTAGGGTGCCTTTCGGCGGCCAAGGAACCTGTACACAAAGACATTCTTGGTTACATTCTGACGGAAGAGAAAGTCAACCCAGCATTCCAGAAGCAGGCGTTTGCACAGTTAGGGAAGCTGGCAAGAAGTAAGTGTGAGAGTCTCTCGCTTGCTCCGGGAATGAAATCATGGCTTGCAACCACGGAAAGTAAGCACCGGGTTGACATTGAACAAGGGCATGCCGTGTTGGCTCGAGTGTCCAAAGAAGCCGTCCAAAACATCATGGCGGAAATGAGAGGTGATGACGTCAGGCCTACGTCAGGAGCTACGGCCAGGTACGCCATACGTCATGGAATGTACCACTGTGTTCGGGCCCAGCAGTTTGGCAGTGACGTCACGTCATTGTTCTGTAACGTTCACCACATCAGAGTCCGACTCGAGACCGACCCGCTCTCCGTGTATGATATGGTTGACGAGTACACCATCGCTTCGGGGTGCAAGAGCCTTTCCACCGAGGGGAGAGCGACGGTTGACCGCTTCAGAAACCTGCTTCTTCGAAACGCAGACACTATTATTGACAATCCGGACAATTTTGTCTCAATAGCCGCAAACGACAGCAAACTAGGAAGCGATAGACATATTGCCAACACCTACCTTGACCGTGAACGCAGACCTTGGCTGCAGAAAGTCACCGAACAACCACAATGCCTTGGGGCAGTGACGTCATTCGCAACTCGcgcggcggccatcttggattgtgATGTCTCCTCAGACGGGAAATTTTTCGCGTGCGGAGATTCGCAAGGAAAGGTCCGTGTATTTCGTCCATTCACAGGAAAAGTGATGGGACTGTTCGAAACTGACTTTCCAGAAGTTCGACAGTGTACGTTCCTGCCTGGAGGCAGACATATTTTCTTCGGGTCGTCCACTCACGCACTAAACACTGAAGGAGAACTTGTCGCATTCGAACCACCTGCGTTTCCAGACTCCATGGCAACTCCCACCATTTACGCTTTTCCTGAATCAGGCAACAAGTTCGCAATGTTTCTGAACGTTGACTACTCCTTGTCGGGTGTCTCCTTGTCTGACCTTCCCGAAGACATCTTCAAGGTCAAACTGTTTGACCTTGAAAGAGAGACCAGTCCGTCATGTGGCGACCAACTGTTGCTGAAGAACTGCATGTCACTCGGTGACCACCAGGCCCCGATACAGTGCTGCTGTTTCGTGcaaaatggagaaaatgttGTGGTTGGGTGCAGAGACAAGTCTCTCAACGTATGGGACGTGCAAACTGGACATAAGCTCAGAAAGATCAACTTTGACGGAGGCTTGAAACAAATCTTCACCAGAGATAGTCTCTTGTGTGTAGTTGGAGACAAAAGCGACACCAGTGTGCGAGTCTTGGACTTGGAATCTTTTGAAGAACTCGGGAGTGTCGAAAACCATCATGGCGGCGTCAGCAGCTGTCACGTGACCGACGATTACGTCATTTCCGCTTGCCGCGGAAAAAACAACGAGACGGACCAAAACGGGAGGCTGTACGCTACATCTACTCGAACTCTTCGAGTGAACAAAGTCTTCGTGCCGGATAGTTCCTACATCAGTTGCTGTGCTACCAAAGGCGACTACGTTTGGGTTTGTGGAGAAGATGGTAGAGTGAGCCTACTTAACCTAGCGGAAGAGGACGGTACTGCAAATGTAAACCAAGATGCCAGAACGCACGGGATCATGACTTGCGCGTTCTCGTCCAACTCCAAAGAACTTGTAACGTGCGAACACGGGGAGAACGGCACGTTAACCGTCTGGGATTCTCAGAAGGGAGACCTGAAACGAGGACTGTGTTACAACAAGGGAAGATACATCTCCAAGATTGAAATGAAGAAGGTGGAATCAAAATGCCCGCCTCGGTGTGTGTTCTCTCTGGATGGAGCACGGCTTGTGGCACTAGCGGGGACGAACTCGCTCCAAGTTTGGGATATGCGTAGAGAGAGACACCGCTTGCTCAAAGGGCATGCTTACTTCCGAATCACATGCATGGCGCTCTCTCCGGACAATGCTATAGTCGCTGCTGGCAGTACGGACACAACCCTGTGCGTTTGGGACGTTGGGGGCAACCTAGAAGGCAAGAAACGCATAGAGAGCGCCATTTTCGAGGGCCACTCCGACGGAGTGTCCTGTTGTGCCTTTTCGCCGGACTCACAAACCCTGGCGTCAGGAGACAGGGCGGGAAAACTCATCCTCTGGTCTCCTGACAACGCTGAGCCAAAAGTCGTCTGCAGAGGCCACGGTGACGTTATCACATGCCTCAGTTTTTCTGCTGACTCGTGCCAACTTGCCAGTGGCGGGAAAGATGGGGTTGTTGGACTATGGGACGTGGAAAGTGGAGCAAGACTGTTCAGTTTGAAAGCACAGAATGCGAGCTGTGTTACTTCGTGCGAGTTCAGTCCGTCAGGACTGATTCTATCGTCTGCAGCGGATGGAACCATTCACGCATGGGACTCAAACAACGGTGGTCAAGTTTGTGCTTTCGGACTGAGCGAAAGTTCTGTATTATCGTCGAGATTTCTCTGTGAAGAGAAGTACATTGTGTGCGTCACCCAAGCCGGTACCCTGGCCGTGCTAGAAACAACCACGGGGCGAACTGTGTCTCAGTGTCGACTGCAATCTATCCCGGCATGC